A region of the Pseudarthrobacter oxydans genome:
CTGTCGAGCGATCGGACGGCGTCCTGGGCTGTGTAGAGGGGCACGGGAGGGTGATGGGTTGATGATGCCCTGTGGTCTGCGTAGCGGGCTTCCTCTTCCTGGAGGTATCCGCTGTCGGGAAGCAGCAGCTTGCACAGTTCGGCCGTGCCCGGTGTGGCATAGACGGGGCCGTGGAATCCGTCGCGCACCAGTGCAGGGATGTATCCGCTGTGATCCAGATGGGCATGGGTGAGGACAACGGCATCGATGTTCGCGGGACTGACCTGGAAAGGTACGCGGTTACGGTCGCGAAGGTGTTTATAGCCCTGGAACAGGCCGCACTCTACAAGGACCCGGTGGCCTTGCGACCGGATCAGGTATCTGGAACCTGTCACTGTGTCGGCTGCGCCGAGAAACCGCAGCGTCGGGGGATGCTGTTCTCTCATAGCAGCTCCTTCGGACACCTCACTCAGCTCAGAGGCTTCCTGGTGTCAGCCGTGGGAATCCTGGGAAGCGGCTGGCCGACGACCCCGCAAAGCTCGGCGGTGATTTTGCGGGGCACAACGGTGGTGCCGGTGTGGTTGTGGGGCGCTGCCAGGTTACCCGCGGGTGATGGGGAGCTTCTTCGGCTCCGCGGGCAGGCCCTGCTCGGGCAGCGGGGCACGGACTTCCAGGACCCCGTTGACGTAGGTGGCCTTGATGTCTTCTTCCTTAACCCCTTCAGGGAGCGGGATGTTCCGGCTGAAGGACCCGTAGCGGAACTCCGACCGGTAGCGTCCTTTGTCCTTGTGCTCTTCTTTTTCCTGGCGCTCGGCGCGAATCCGCAGGAACCCGTCGTCCATGGTCACTTCGACGTCTTTGTCCGGATCGACGCCGGGCATCTCAGCACGCACCACAAGCGTTTTACCGTCGACGAACTCTTCGACCCGGATGGGGGCGGGGCCTGTTGCCGAGTCGAACATGCGCTCTACGGAGTCCAGCAGCTCGGCCGGGGATCGCAATACGGTGTTGAAGGGGGAGGTCCACCGGGTCGATGCAAAAGGGGACCATTTGAGCAGATCAGACATGACGGGTTCTCCAGATTCCATGCAGGCAAAGGGCCGCGTGAGGGGCCGGTGTCAATCCAGTTAACACCTGCGGATGTGGTCCAGATAGGGACAAAAGACCCTCCTCCCGGGAGCCTTCGCACACGGTCTGCGTTCATGCCCGGAGCCCGGAAAATAGCGGTTTTCGCCCTTCATCCCTAACCTTCACTGACCTAAGGACTTAAGCCTCTGAAAGCCAGGCAACCGTAGCTTGAAGCTGGAAGCATAACCAGCGTGGCGCTGCACCACTCCCCGCTGGCGGCCGCACTCGAGCACCAAAGATTCCACCCCTTCAAACAAGGAAGAAAGCCATGTCGGCATCATCAGCACATCCGGGAATCGGCGCACGCCACCACCGCACGCCCCTCGAAATCACAGCCCTGGGCGCTGGAGCAGTTTTCGCTCTGGTGGGCGTCCTCGGTTTCATCCCCGGGGTCACCACGAACTATGCGGAAATGACTTTTGCCGGCACTGGGTCCGGCGCGATGCTCCTCGGCATTTTCCAGGTGTCCATCCTGCACAACATTGTTCACCTGCTCTTCGGAGCCGCCGGCCTGCTCATGGGCAGGTCCGCACTCCAGTCGAAGTACTACCTCATCGGTGCGGGCGCCCTCTATCTGGTGATCTGGCTCTACGGGCTGCTGATTGACCAGGCGTCGTCTGCCAACTTCATCCCAGTGAACACGGCAGATAACTGGCTCCACGTCGTTCTGGGAGTCGTCATGCTCGCCGTGGGGATCTTGCTTGGCCGCGGTACCGGCCAAGCGAAAGCGCGCTGATCCGCCCGGCTGCTGATCCGCCCGTCTGTCCTGCGGATCCCGATGCACCCGGGAAGCAGCCGGCTTGCCAGGGAAACAGTCCAATGACGTGCGAGGGATGATGTTGTGAACCGCGGGACCGGGGACCGGCACCATCCCCACGGGCTGGAACTGGACGAGATCCGGGCCCTGGCCCGGCCGCTGCTAACGGCGTCCCGACACCTGGACGGCCTGGTGGATTTATGTGCCCGGGCACGCTTCGTCTGCCTGGGCGAGGCTTCACACGGCACGCAGGAGTATTACCAGTGGCGGGCAGCCCTCAGCCGTCGTCTCATCGAGGAACACCAATTCAGCTGGATTGGGGTGGAGGGCGACTGGCCGGACTGTTGGCGCATCAACCGCTGGGTCCGCGGCCAAACCGACCAGAACCTCGATGCCCGGCAACTATTGGCCGGCTTCGAGCGGTGGCCCACCTGGATGTGGGCCAACCAGGAAGTGGCAGAGTTCCTCACCTGGCTGCGCGAATGGAATCTGGCCCGACCGGAAGAACAGCGCACCGGCTTCTACGGACTGGATGTCTATTCCCTCTGGGATTCCCTGAGGGAAATCTTCGGCTGGCTCAACGCCAACGCACCCGAGGCCATGCCGGCAGCAATGAAGGCCTGGCAGTGCTTTGTACCGTTCCGGGAAAACCCCCAGCGGTATGCCTCGGACACCCGCCTGGTACCACGATCCTGCGAGGCGGACGTGGTGATGCTTCTGGCCGAGGTGCACCGGCAGACCTTCGGCCGGGTGGAGGACGATGCTGTAGCTTTTGACGCAGTGCAGAACGCCGTCGTGGCGGCAAACGCCGAACGCTACTACCGGACCATGATCCGCGGTGACCGGCAATCCTGGAACATCCGGGACCACCACATGAGCGACACCATAGACCGGCTGGCACGCCACCACGGCCCCGGCTCCAAGGGACTGGTCTGGGCGCACAACACGCATATAGGCGACGCCAGGGCAACGGACATGGCGCTGGACGGCATGGTCAACATCGGCCAACTCATGCGCCTGCGCCATCACGGATCAGTAGTCCTTGTCGGCTTCGCGTCCTATGGGGGATCCGTCACTGCCGCGCCGGCCTGGGGTCTCCCGGAAGAGGTCATGAACGTCCCGGCAGCCGTACCCGGAAGCCACGAAGACCTCCTCCACGCGGCCCTCGAAAGCCCGTCCACTCTCGTGTTCGGACCGGACCGGGCGGGCCACTGGCTCTCCTCCTGGCGCGGCCACCGCGCCATCGGGGTTGTCTACAACCCCGACCGCGAGAAAGGCAACTACGTCCCCACGACCATGGGCCACCGCTACGACGCATTGCTGTGGTTCCCGCAAACAACAGCGCTGCGGCCGCTCCACCATGAACACCTGCCCAGCGAACCTGAGCTCGAAACCGAACCGACAGGCTTCTAAGCGATGCCTCGAGACAGAAGCGCAACCCTGATTGCGGTAGGGCCCGGCGAGGCGATCGAAAGGAAAGACAAGTGACCAGCACCGGTTCGTTCTTGATTATTGTTGGTTTTGACGGTTCCGGGCATTCCCGGGCAGCACTGGACTGGGCCATGGATGAGGCCCGCCAGCGCCACGGCCAGCTCCGCCTCGTCACAGCCTGGAACAAGGCTCCGTTGGCGTGGTATCCGGCTGTCCTGGAAACGGCGGCAGGCGAAATTGCCGCCGAAGAGTCTCCAGAGCAAGCCGCGCGGACGCTTCAGGGTGAGGCGCTGAAGACCGCTGCAGACGGAGGCGTGACCGCCGCAGGACACCTCGTCAATACCAATTCACCCGCTTCGGCAATACTCGACGCCGCCAAGGACGCGGACCTTATCGTCGTCGGTTCCCGGGGTCATGGCGGTTTTCCCGGGTTGCACCTGGGCTCGGTTTCGACGCAGGTCGTCAATCACGCACAATGTCCTGTTCTGGTGGTCCACTCCAGGGCGTGACCTCCCCGGAGCTTCCCTTCACTGGTCCCAATGGACATGCCCCTTCCAGCCGGCACAAAGATGCAGTTCCCGCGGGATGCGATGCGGACCGTGCCCTGTTGTAGGGCGCAGTCCGGGCGTAGACTTAAATCGCCTGCAGGTAACCATCAGATGACGCCGGGTCGTTCAGGACATGAGAATGTCCGGGCCTTCTCTTAGCGAGATCGCGAAGGTACCTGCAGGTTCTGCGCTTAAGGACTTGCGCGGCGCTTGCAAGCAGAATCCCTGCGTTCGAGCGATGCGCAGGTGCCGTCGGGAACGCCCCAAATCCACTGGAATTGCCCTTGCGGTACCGAAAAGTAGGCGAGAAACTAGTTATACGTTCTTCGAAAGAAGGACGGGAACGAACAACCAGGGAACCTTGGAACACGCCGTGGATCTGATCCATGGTGGTCTGCCGGTGACGAGGCAGGAAGCGCCGGGATTCCCGCAAGTTCGGGAGATGATGTTCGTCATAACGGAATCAAAACAGTCGAAGCCCCTTCAGCCTAGCTGATGGGGCTTCCCCTTAGTCGGCGCCAGGCCACGCCCCCTGCTCAGAGCAGCCGTTCCCTGCCGTTTCCCCAAACCCCGTAGCGCAGTCGTGGTCATCAGCGCCGGCTGGCCATCCTCAAGGCAACGAAGCCGGCAGAGCCTGGCGGCTCAGGAGGAATCGGCGGCCCGGAAGCTGGCTCCGCCGTCGGTGGAAACGACGAGCCTTTCGGCGGTCGCGGCCCAGATCCGTGGCTTGCCTTCAGCGCCGGTTACAGCTGTCATTGCCTGGACCTGACCCTCGATTTGGCCGGTGCGGGTCCAGGTTCTTCCGGCGTCGGCGGAGTAATGCACGGTCCCGCCGGGTTCGACGCCGATGACCTCCGTGGCGCCGGCGAAGGCGACGAACTGGACAATGGGGGCTGTGGCGTTTAGTTCCCAGGTTTTCCCGCCGTCGGTGGAGCGCTGGAGCCCTTCGCGGGTGGTGGCCAGAACGGTGTCGCTCTCCGGGGTGCCTGCCAGGACGGCCGGAACGAAGCCCGCCCTTGCCGGGGTCCAGGTTTTTCCGTCCGGGCTGGTTTGAAGCGTCCCGTCGTAGGCGACGACGCCGGACGCGGTGGCGGCGAGGGCGTGAAAATCAGATTCGCCCTGTCGGGAGAGCTGTTCCCATGTCTTGCCGCCATCGACGGACCTGATCAGGCCCATGGGGTTGGGCAGATCGGAGCCGGGGCCGGGATGTCCGGATGCGTAGAAGACACCTTGGTCAGCCGCGGCGGTAAAGCCCATCAGATCGTTGGTGGCGCCAATTTTGGTGCCCGGTAGTTTGGTGACGTCAAACAGGCCTTCATGGGTGGCAAGCAGCACCTGGTCCGTTTTGCGGTTTACGGTCAGGCCGTGGACATGGGAGCTGGGCAGCCCGGAGGTGGCGGTTGCCGGGACAGGGCCGGCGCCCGGACTACCGGGTGTAGCGCCTGGGACGCAGGCGGAGAGGGTAAGCAGGAGGGCAGCGGCGGTGAACGCGGCCGAGAACCTGCCGGTGGTCAGAACACGCATGCCGAGGATCCGGTCATCGGGGCCGGAACAGCCGCGGGGAGTCCTGCGCGGCGAAGCGTGGCAACCGCAGGGGCGCAGGCCGGCTCGGTCATGGGTCCTCCTTCGCGGACAACGTTTATGTTCAAGACTATCGGCCCAATGGCAGGACGCTGTCCGGTACAACGAGCCTGCGGCGGGTTCCGTTTCACCCCGGTCAGCCGGCCGGGCGGGTAGGGAGTTTCGGCCCTTGCGGTGTACTTGAGGTTGGCATCACACTGGGGGGCAACAGTGGCAGGCACCTCCTGAAGGGCATAAGTCATAGGCGGTGAACTGTTCAGGATCGCGGCGGGCTTGGATGGTTCTGCACCGTCCGGGCACAGCTCCCGGGATGCCCGGGGTGAGCAGGATAGCCGTGACCGCTGACCATTCCTCCCACCACATGCACCGGGGAGCGGGGGCGCGGGGCGGAGCGATTCCTGCCGGACCGGGCATCCGGGGCAGGATCCAGGCGCTATGGCACACTGTGGTCGGCGCCGTCGGCCTGATCATGGGGCTGTTGCCGCACGTTCTGCACCACATCGGCCTGCTCGCCGGGACTGCCCTGGTGGCAGGGTCCGGCGGCACGGCACTTTTCGGCGCGCTGGGGCTTCTGGCATCGGTTCCCCTGCTGGTCCGGCTTTACCGGCGGTTTGGCAGCTGGATCGCACCGGTGCTGGGACTGCTGGTTTTCGCCGCCATGTTTTCCCTGTCCGCGTTTGTCATAGGTCCCGCGATCAGCGGCACCGGGACGGACATAACCCCCGGACCGGTGCCCACCGTGGATCACACCGGAGGGCATACCGGCGGCCACTGAACGCCCGTGTTCGTGTGAGCGCGCCAGGTCGTGGGGCATCCGGGAAACATCTGTTTTCCTCGGGCCGTTTGACCCTTTCCCCGTGCCGTGGTGCGGCCAATACTTTCCGGTATGAGCACTAGCCCGGAGCCGCAGCTTCCCATACCCAGGCCGTCGGGGCCTTGGGCGCAGGGGCTGCTGACGGTCCTTATCGCGGCCACCGCGGTGTACCTGGTCACGAACCACTGGCTGCATGTCCTGGACGCGTTGCCGTACCTGTGGGTGGTGCTGATGATGTCGATGCATCTCTTCATGCATGGCGGCCACGGCCATGCCGGTCACGGTGGCGCTGGCCGTGGTGCGGGCCGGCGGCACTCCGGAGGGGGTGCCGGGCATGCCCACTGACTACGGGTATGACCTGTGGTGGCTGGTTATCCTCAATTCGGCCGTGTTCATCATTTTCGCGTTCAGTTTTGTCCGGCCCAGGACGAAGCTGGACTGGCGCGCCCTGGGCGGTTTCTCTGCTTTCATCGTGGCGCTCTTTACCGAGATGTACGGTTTTCCCCTGACCATCTATCTGCTGTCGGGCTGGCTGGGGAACCGGGTCCCGGGCCTGGACCTGCTGAGCCATAACACGGGTCATTTGTGGCAGGACCTCACGGGATGGCAGGGGGACCCACACCTGAGCCCGCTGCACCTCCTCAGCAATGTGCTGATCGCAGCCGGTTTCATGCTGCTTTACCTGTCCTGGCAGGTCCTGTTCGCCGCGCAGCGCGAGCACCGGCTGGCCACGTCGGGCCCCTACGCAAAGGTGCGGCATCCGCAGTACATGGGGTTTTTGACGATCATGGCCGGGTTCCTGCTGCAGTGGCCCACGCTGCTGACACTGCTGATGTTCCCGGTCCTGGTCATCGTGTACCTTCGCCTGGCCCGGAAGGAGGAGCGGATGATGGAGGCCGAGTTCGGCGAAGCCTATGCCGCGTACCGCCGGGAGGTCCCCGGCTTCGTCCCCCGGTCCGGTCGGGGCCGTGCCGGGACCGGGCAGAAGTTGCAGGAAGGCCCGTGACAGCCATGCGGGCGACGACGGCCTGAAGGGTGGCATCATGCTGTTCCTGGCGGTAAAGAACCTCGTCCAGGAGAAAACCCGGCTGCTGATCAGCGTGGGCGGGGTCGCGTTCAGCGTGCTGCTGATCATGAGCATCCAGGGCCTGTATCAGGGCTGGAGCAACAAGATCGGTGAGTACATCCGCACTGTCCCTGCCGATTACTGGATCACCCAGACGGGCGCGACGGACATGTTCCACACCCCCTCCGTGCTGCCCCTGACCGTCAGGGATTTCCTGAGCGGGGTTGACGGTGTTGCCAGCGCCAAGCCCTTCAGCGGCCGCCGGGTGGCGTTCGCGCATAACGGCAAGGACATCAACCTCTACGTCATTGCCGATGACACGGAGAATAATGTCGGCGCACCCGCCCGGGTGGTCGAGGGCAAAGCCGTGCCCGATAAGGGCGAAATCATCATCGACCGGGTGGTAGGGCGCAGCCAGGACATCAGGATCGGGGACACCATCCCCGTCGCAGGCAGGACGCTGAAGGTCGCCGGCTACTCCGAGGGCGGATACATCCTCAGCTTCTCCTTCGCGTTCACCACCAAGGAAGACGCCGAAAGGATCCTGCAGCTCCCCGGAGCCACCAACTTTTTCCTTGTCACCGTCAAGGACGGCACCGACGCCGGCGCGGTCGCATCCCGGATCGAAGCGGACCCCGCGGTGGACGCGATCACCAAGGACAGGTTCGTGGAGAACAACACAAACATCGTCCGGGACACCTTCCTGCCCATCATCCTGGTGCTGCTCTTAATCGGGATTGCCGTGGGCATGACCGTGATCGGCCTGACCATCTTCACCTCAACCATCGAAAAAGCGCGCGAATACGGTGTCCTGAAAGCCATCGGGGTAAGCAACCGCCAGCTCTACACCGTTGTGATCGAACAGGCCATCACCGCCGCCGTGCTCGGGTACCTCGTCGGGGCAGGCCTTGCCTTGGCCGTCAGCGGGGCCGCGGGAATCTATGTCCCGGAGTTCATCACGGAAATCCGCTGGCTGGACGCCGCCTGGATCCTCGCGGTCACACTGGTGATGGCCGTGGTGGCTTCACTGCTGCCGGTGCGCCGGCTGTCACGGATCGACCCGGCGGAGGTGTTCCGGGCATGAGAATTGTCGACGTCCAGGACGTGTCCAAGACCTTCGGGTCCGGGCACACCGCCGTGACCGCGGTGGAGCACGTGTCCCTGAGCGTTGACCCCGGGGACATCGTGCTCGTCATGGGCCCCTCCGGATCCGGGAAAACAACCCTGCTGTCCATGATCGGCACGCTCATGTCCCCTTCCGGCGGCCGGATCCTCATTGCCGGGCAGGACACCTCCAACCTTTCACCTGCGCAACTGTCCCGGCTGCGGCTGCGCGAATTCGGTTTCGTCTTCCAGACCTTTAACCTGCTCTCGGCCCTGACTGCCGAGGAAAACGTCATGCTGCCACTGATCACGGCGGGAACACCGAGGAAAGCGGCGCGGACAAAAGCCCGGGCCGCGCTGGAACAACTCCAGCTCGGACACCGGCTGCGGAACCTGCCCCGGGACCTCTCCGGCGGCGAGAAGCAACGCGTGGCCATCGCACGGTCCCTGGCGAACGACCCGCGGCTGATCCTCGCCGACGAACCCACCGCCAACCTGGACGCGAAAACAGGCCAGGACGTGACCCTGCTCCTGTGCGGGACGGCCTGCCGGGAAAATCGGGCCGTCATCATCGTCAGCCACGACCAGCGGCTGCGGACCGCGGCCAAACGTGTCCTCACCATTGAAGACGGCCGGCTCACCGCCGAAGAAGCCGGGGAACACAACCGCTACTGCAGCATGCACCCGGAAGCGGCACCGGCATGAAAATGACCGATGAAGAACTGCTCGCAGTCCTCGCCGACCCGGCCGATGACCCGGCCCGGATGGAACGGATCAGCACCGAAATCGACGCCGGATTCAGCCTCCTCTCACACCGGCTCGGCAAAGCAGTCGCCGTCTTCGGATCAGCACGCCCCGGCCCCCAGGATCCCCGCTACGCGGTGGCCCGGACCTTGGGCGCCCGGTGCGCAAAGGCCGGGTTCGCCGTGATTACCGGGGGCGGCCCGGGACTGATGGAAGCTGCCAACCGCGGCGCCACGGAAGCCGGCGGCACCTCGGTCGGACTGGGTATCGAACTTCCGAGGGAACAGGTGTTGAACCCTTATGTCGATGTGTCCATGACTTTCCGGTACTTCTTCGCCCGAAAACTCATGTTCGTGCGCTACGCCTCGGCCTTTGTTGTCCTTCCCGGCGGGTTCGGCACACTTGATGAACTCTTTGAAGCCCTCACCCTCGTCCAGACCGGCAAAATCCATGAGTTTCCCGTCGTCCTGATCGGGACCAGGCACTGGACCGGACTGACCGACTGGATCCGGGAGCAGCTCCAAAGCCAGGGATTCATTGCAGCCCAGGACATCCGCCTGCTGCGGTGCACCGACGACATCGACGAAGCCGTGGAATTGATCCAGCACTGCCACCTGCGCCAGCTCGCCCGGTGATCCGGGCCGCGATGAATGTGCCGCCCGCTGAACAGCCCCGGACGCCGGGGACCAAAGACTCTGACGCTTCCCGGCGCCAAGGACGATAGTGAACGGTAGGGCAGTGGTGCATTGCTCCCACGCGGTGAAGGTCCGGCAACGGGTGAAACGCCCGCTGCCTTCCCGGACAACCCTGCGAAAGGACCCGCGATGACTGCTGACAGGAAGGCCACCGCCGACGGAGCAGTAGACGCTCCTTTGAAGAGCACCGTCGTGGAGGTGCGGGGCCTGCACTGGGCGACCTCCAAAGCGGTCATTGAACGCGTGCTGCTGCAGCGGCCCGGAGTCACCGCCGTCGATGCGAACC
Encoded here:
- a CDS encoding Hsp20/alpha crystallin family protein, with amino-acid sequence MSDLLKWSPFASTRWTSPFNTVLRSPAELLDSVERMFDSATGPAPIRVEEFVDGKTLVVRAEMPGVDPDKDVEVTMDDGFLRIRAERQEKEEHKDKGRYRSEFRYGSFSRNIPLPEGVKEEDIKATYVNGVLEVRAPLPEQGLPAEPKKLPITRG
- a CDS encoding ABC transporter ATP-binding protein, with amino-acid sequence MRIVDVQDVSKTFGSGHTAVTAVEHVSLSVDPGDIVLVMGPSGSGKTTLLSMIGTLMSPSGGRILIAGQDTSNLSPAQLSRLRLREFGFVFQTFNLLSALTAEENVMLPLITAGTPRKAARTKARAALEQLQLGHRLRNLPRDLSGGEKQRVAIARSLANDPRLILADEPTANLDAKTGQDVTLLLCGTACRENRAVIIVSHDQRLRTAAKRVLTIEDGRLTAEEAGEHNRYCSMHPEAAPA
- a CDS encoding universal stress protein, encoding MTSTGSFLIIVGFDGSGHSRAALDWAMDEARQRHGQLRLVTAWNKAPLAWYPAVLETAAGEIAAEESPEQAARTLQGEALKTAADGGVTAAGHLVNTNSPASAILDAAKDADLIVVGSRGHGGFPGLHLGSVSTQVVNHAQCPVLVVHSRA
- a CDS encoding erythromycin esterase family protein, whose protein sequence is MNRGTGDRHHPHGLELDEIRALARPLLTASRHLDGLVDLCARARFVCLGEASHGTQEYYQWRAALSRRLIEEHQFSWIGVEGDWPDCWRINRWVRGQTDQNLDARQLLAGFERWPTWMWANQEVAEFLTWLREWNLARPEEQRTGFYGLDVYSLWDSLREIFGWLNANAPEAMPAAMKAWQCFVPFRENPQRYASDTRLVPRSCEADVVMLLAEVHRQTFGRVEDDAVAFDAVQNAVVAANAERYYRTMIRGDRQSWNIRDHHMSDTIDRLARHHGPGSKGLVWAHNTHIGDARATDMALDGMVNIGQLMRLRHHGSVVLVGFASYGGSVTAAPAWGLPEEVMNVPAAVPGSHEDLLHAALESPSTLVFGPDRAGHWLSSWRGHRAIGVVYNPDREKGNYVPTTMGHRYDALLWFPQTTALRPLHHEHLPSEPELETEPTGF
- a CDS encoding DUF2933 domain-containing protein; the protein is MSTSPEPQLPIPRPSGPWAQGLLTVLIAATAVYLVTNHWLHVLDALPYLWVVLMMSMHLFMHGGHGHAGHGGAGRGAGRRHSGGGAGHAH
- a CDS encoding TIGR00730 family Rossman fold protein translates to MKMTDEELLAVLADPADDPARMERISTEIDAGFSLLSHRLGKAVAVFGSARPGPQDPRYAVARTLGARCAKAGFAVITGGGPGLMEAANRGATEAGGTSVGLGIELPREQVLNPYVDVSMTFRYFFARKLMFVRYASAFVVLPGGFGTLDELFEALTLVQTGKIHEFPVVLIGTRHWTGLTDWIREQLQSQGFIAAQDIRLLRCTDDIDEAVELIQHCHLRQLAR
- a CDS encoding F510_1955 family glycosylhydrolase; this encodes MRVLTTGRFSAAFTAAALLLTLSACVPGATPGSPGAGPVPATATSGLPSSHVHGLTVNRKTDQVLLATHEGLFDVTKLPGTKIGATNDLMGFTAAADQGVFYASGHPGPGSDLPNPMGLIRSVDGGKTWEQLSRQGESDFHALAATASGVVAYDGTLQTSPDGKTWTPARAGFVPAVLAGTPESDTVLATTREGLQRSTDGGKTWELNATAPIVQFVAFAGATEVIGVEPGGTVHYSADAGRTWTRTGQIEGQVQAMTAVTGAEGKPRIWAATAERLVVSTDGGASFRAADSS
- a CDS encoding isoprenylcysteine carboxylmethyltransferase family protein, with the protein product MPTDYGYDLWWLVILNSAVFIIFAFSFVRPRTKLDWRALGGFSAFIVALFTEMYGFPLTIYLLSGWLGNRVPGLDLLSHNTGHLWQDLTGWQGDPHLSPLHLLSNVLIAAGFMLLYLSWQVLFAAQREHRLATSGPYAKVRHPQYMGFLTIMAGFLLQWPTLLTLLMFPVLVIVYLRLARKEERMMEAEFGEAYAAYRREVPGFVPRSGRGRAGTGQKLQEGP
- a CDS encoding DUF4383 domain-containing protein, producing MSASSAHPGIGARHHRTPLEITALGAGAVFALVGVLGFIPGVTTNYAEMTFAGTGSGAMLLGIFQVSILHNIVHLLFGAAGLLMGRSALQSKYYLIGAGALYLVIWLYGLLIDQASSANFIPVNTADNWLHVVLGVVMLAVGILLGRGTGQAKAR
- a CDS encoding FtsX-like permease family protein, translated to MLFLAVKNLVQEKTRLLISVGGVAFSVLLIMSIQGLYQGWSNKIGEYIRTVPADYWITQTGATDMFHTPSVLPLTVRDFLSGVDGVASAKPFSGRRVAFAHNGKDINLYVIADDTENNVGAPARVVEGKAVPDKGEIIIDRVVGRSQDIRIGDTIPVAGRTLKVAGYSEGGYILSFSFAFTTKEDAERILQLPGATNFFLVTVKDGTDAGAVASRIEADPAVDAITKDRFVENNTNIVRDTFLPIILVLLLIGIAVGMTVIGLTIFTSTIEKAREYGVLKAIGVSNRQLYTVVIEQAITAAVLGYLVGAGLALAVSGAAGIYVPEFITEIRWLDAAWILAVTLVMAVVASLLPVRRLSRIDPAEVFRA